The Mucilaginibacter rubeus genomic interval TCTCGAAAAAATCTCGCCTGTACATTTGGTCAGCTCAACCATCTCATCCATCACATTGCCGGCATCACTGATGATAGCACAAAGCATCGCCTCATCATCTGCAAGCCGCTTTTTCACCAGGGCCGTAACAAGATCATTCTTATCCCTGAAATGCTGATAGATTGTTTTTTTGGAGATGCCCAGATGGCGGGCGATATCATCCATAGTAATACTTTTTATGCCTGCCTTTAGAAAAAGCTCTTCGCTCCCAATTAAAACCCGTTCCTTATCAATCATCACTTTATCCTGTTATCAGCGCATTGATCCCCTTGATGGCATCGATCAGGATCTCCTGGTTCATTTTCTCGTCATGGGTAAGCTGTATCATACTAATCGCTATCAAACCATGAATTATAGCCCAATAGGTATAGTATTTTTTTTGAACTTCCTCGTCACTTGCTTCGTGGGGTAAATAAAGCATCCGTATCACATCCGAAACCATTTCCGGAAAAAGCTTTGCTTCACCAATCTGGTTCTCTACCGGGCAACAGCCGGTTCCAACGGCAAACATCAGCTGATAAAGCTCTTTATAAGTAATTGCAAAACTCCAGTAAGCCAGCCACATGGCTTCCATTTGCTGTGCCGCTCCGGTATGCGCATCTTTGGCTATTTTAACCATGGCAACCAATTTCAGGTGACCAGTACGCGCAAGTTCTACATACAACGCGTCTTTATTTTCAAAATACTCGTAAATGGCGGGGGCGGTGTATTCAATATTATCGGCAAGTTTACGCATACTCAATGAATCGCATCCCTCGCACTTAATCATATCCAACGCTGCGTCCAGTATCCTCCGGCGGGTATCGTCCTTTTGCCTTAATATCCGTTCTTTACTTCCCATGGTTTAACCTTGTAGCTACAAGCATATTATGCTTTAATTTACTCATTAATAAACAATTAATCACAATCAAATTACAATTATGACTATAGGTTTAGCATTGTAACAGGCTTTTATAAATATCAATTAGTCAGCATAGATAATAAATGTTTAAACAACTTCAAAATATGTCAAAATCACCACGACAAAAAAAGAAGCCCGGCGCAAACCGGGCTTCTTGATTAACAGGGGATTAAAACTATTGTTCTATTTCCAGCCGCCACCCAAAGCGCGGTAAAGGTTAACAATTGATTGCAATTCCTGCAAACGATCATTAACACTGCTTAACTGGGCAGCAAGCAAACTTTGTTCGGAAGTTAAAACATCGGTATAGTTTGTAGCCGAACTGTAACGAAGCAGCTCTTTGGTATAATCAACCGATTTTTCGAGCGCCAGCAACTGCTTGGCCCTTGAGCCTTGCTTAGCAACGGCATTTTGATAAGAGAATAACGCGTTGGTTACTTCCTGCCCTGCCGTCAACAATGATTTTTGAAAAGCATAGTAAGCCTCCTGTTGCTGAGCCTGGGCTGTCCTTAAACGGGCCCGGTTTTGACCTTTATTAAAAATAGGCTGGGTAATTCCGCCAACAAAATTGTAAAAGATAGAATGATCGAAGAAATTCTTCAGCTGCAGGGTTGATAAACCGCCCTGACCGGTAATGGTAAGCTGCGGATAAAAGTAAGTACGCGCCAGGTTAGTGTTTTCAAAGGCACTTCTGAACGCGAACTCGGCCTGCTGCACATCCGGGCGATTTTTCAACAGTTGCGACGGGATTCCGGTTTTCAGATCCGCAACCGGTTTCTGGTCGTTCAAGCTTGTACGTTTGATAGTGCCCGGGGCCCTCGCCAGTAAAATGCTCAGTGCATTCTCAGCTTCGCGGATGCTTTGTTTAAGATCAGGGATCGTAACCTCAGCCGCGTAACGGTTAGCTTCGCTTTGTACAACAGCTGCACCGTTTACTACTGCACCCTCTTTCAGGGCTTTTACTGTTTCCACATCCTTTACCCTGATGGTAAGCGTTTGCTCGGTAATAGCCAGTTGCTGGTCAAGCGCCAGCAGGTTATAATAAGCATTGGCGATATCTGCCACCAACTGGGTTTGAACAGCTCTTTTAGCAGCATCGCTTTGCAATAACGAAGCTAATGCAGCCCTTTTAGCGCTGCTTAGCTTACCCCAGATATCGGCTTCCCAACTTGTGCTTAAGGCCGCCTGGTAAGTTGTAGTTTTCAGGTTGAACGAACTGGCAAACTCCGGTGGAAAGTTCAAGCTTGCCGCCGATGTTTTTGCTCTTGTACCGGTTATACTTCCCTCCAGGCTTGGTAAATAGGCCGCCTTGCTTTGGTTAAATGTAGCCTGCGCCTCATTGATGCGCTGTACGGCAGTTTTCAGGTCAAGGTTTTCGCGCAGTCCTTCCTGAATCAGGTTTACCAGTACCGTATCCGAAAACAACTGGTTCATAGGCATATTGGCCATTGATGTAGTATCGGTAATGGTGGTATCCCGATATAGCTTATCGGTATTTACTACCGGTTGCTGGTATTTTTTTGTAACACACGATGCAAATACCGCCGTTGCTGCCAACGTAGCCAATATTTGTCGCTTATATGAATAGATCATTTTGTTGCTTCTTAATTGTTTCTTAAAATTTTTGCTATCAGGCCAGCGTTTCTTCTTCAACTTCTATTTCCTGTTCGGCAGGCGTACCGCTGATACGTTCCTGCAACGACTGGAAAATGATGAACAGCACCGGTATTACAAACACACCGAATATGGTACCGATCAACATCCCCCCTACAGCGCCCGTACCAATCGAACGGTTACCTTCGGCACCTGCACCTGAGGCAAGCATCAACGGAACCAAACCGAGAATGAACGCAAAGGAGGTCATCAAAATAGGTCTTAAACGTGCTACCGAACCGTCAATAGCAGCCTGTACAATGCTCTCGCCGCTGCGCCTGCGCGCTACCGCAAACTCAACAATCAGGATGGCGTTTTTAGCTAACAGACCAATAAGCATGATGAGCGTGATTTGCAGGTAGATATTATTCTCGATCCCGAAGATGCGGGCGAAGATGAACGCGCCGGCCAAACCTATCGGCAACGATAACAATACCGCGAATGGCAGGATATAGCTTTCGTATTGTGCACTTAACAGGAAGTACACGAACACCAAACACAACATAAAAATGAAAATGGTTTGGCTGCCGCTGGCAATCTCCTCCCGTGTTAAGCCCGAAAACTCAAATCCATAACCTGCAGGCAATGTTTTAGCACCTACCTCTTGTATGGCTTTAATGGCATCACCGGTACTAAAGCCCGGTTTTGGCGCGCCTGTTACCGAAATAGAGGTAAACAAGTTAAAGCGGTTGATAGACTCCGGCCCATAAACCCTTTTCAGCGTAACAAACTCCGAAATTGGCGCCATGGTATTATTGGCATTACGCACATACATATTATTCAAACTACCGGTTGTGCCCCTGTATGCGGCATCAGCCTGGATCATTACACGATATTGTTTACCAAACTCGTTAAAGTTAGAAGCATAAACACCGCCGAAATAGCCCTGCAAAACGCTCAATACCGAGTTTACGGTGATACCCGCGTCTTTACATTTAGCCACATTTACATCAACCAAAAACTGCGGGAAGTTAGTATTAAAGAAAGTAGATGCATATTGAATTTCGGGGCGTTGATTTAGCGCACCTAAAAACTTGCCGTTTATTTCGGCAAATTTTACGATGTCGCCGCCTGTTTTGTCCTGTACCTGGAACTCGAAACCACTGCTGTTACCAAAACCCTGCAGCGTTGGAGGGGCGAAAAACAGGATGGTAGCGCCTTTGATCCCGGCCGTCATACCAAAAAGTTTGCCGGTAACACTGTTTACGTCCGATCCTTTGGCCGTACGCTGATCCCAAGGTTTCAGCTTGATCATGATCAAACCGTATGAACCGCCTGCACCACTCAGAATGCCTTGCCCGGCAACCCTGATCACCGATTCAACCTCTGGTAACGACCTTACCATACCAGATACCTTATCGATAACCTCGGTAGTACGCTCTAATGATGCCGCAGGCGGCAAGGATACATCGCCAATGATGAAGCCTTGATCTTCATTAGGCACAAAGCCCGATGGTGTTGTTTTGAGCAAAAACCAGAATATCGCGGCAAAAACCAGGATCCCTGCTATTGAAAGCCATTTTTTAGCCGCCAGAAAACCTACCGATCTTTTATACTTGCGGGTAAGGGAATCAAAGCTGGTGTTAAAAGCACTATAAAATCGCTGTAAAAAACCTGTTTTATGATGCTCACCTTCGGGATGCGGTTTTAATAACAAGGCGCACAAGGCCGGGCTTAGTGTTAAAGCGTTTACTGCAGATATTAATATCGCGATAGCAAGCGTTAAACCAAACTGCTTATAAAACACCCCGGTTGAACCTGTAATGAACGAAACCGGGATAAACACTGCAGCCATTACCAAAGTGATGGATACAATGGCCCCACTGATATCATTCATAGCGCTGATGGTGGCGGCCTTTGCCGATTTAGCACCATGATCAAGCTTGGCGTGCACAGCCTCAACCACCACAATTGCGTCATCCACCACAATACCAATGGCCAGTACCATAGCAAACAGGGTAAGCAGATTGATGGTAAAACCAAACAATTGTAAAAAGAAGAACGTACCCACAATAGCTACCGGCACAGCGATAGCCGGGATCAATGTAGAACGGAAATCCTGAAGAAAAATGAACACTACGATAAATACCAGCACAAAGGCTTCAATAAGTGTATGCACTACCTTCTCTATAGAGGCATCCAAAAAGTCATTGGCGCTGAAAAGGGAGGTATAGCTAATACCCGCCGGAAACGTTTTTGAAGCGGCTTCAATAGTTTGCTCACAGTTTTTAATTAACTCGTGCGCGTTTGAACCTGCAGTTTGGTAAATGGCTATGGCTATGCCCGGTTTACCATTCATGGTAGTAGCATTAGCATAACTTTGCGCGCCAAGCTCTACACGTGCTATATCTTTCAGGCGCAATAATTGCCCCTTGGTTGATGAACGGATTACAATGTTCTCAAACTCGGGCACACTTGTAAGTCGGCCTTTGTACTTTAACACATATTGGAACGACTGGTTATCATTCTCTCCCACTTTACCCGGCGCAGCCTCAATATTTTGCTCGGCAAGAGCGTTGTTCACATCATCGGGCACAAGGCCATAGGTGGCCATTACATCAGGCTTTAACCAAATACGCATGGAATAATCCTGTATACCAAATGACGACGCGTCACCCACACCGTTGATACGCTTAATCTGCGGCAGCAGGTTGATATTGGCATAGTTTTGCAGAAATTTCTCGTCGTAACTTTTGTTATCGCTCGACAGGGAAAACACCATCACCATACTGCTTTGGCGTTTACTGGTAGTAACACCCGCCTTGGTTACTTCGGCAGGAAGTAAGCTGGTAGCTTTTGATACCCTGTTCTGCACGTTTACCGCAGCCAGATCGGGGTCTGTACCCTGTTTAAAATAAACAGTAATGGCAGCACTACCATCGTTACTCGCGGTAGAGGTCATGTAGGTCATGTTTTCCACACCGTTTATCTGCTCCTCAAGCGGAACGATAACGCTTTTCATCACCACCTCGGCATTGGCGCCCTGGTATGATGTTGATACCTGCACCGTTGGCGGCGCTATATCCGGATATTGGGATATGGGCAATGTAGTAAGGCCCAAAATACCCAGTATTACTATGATTACCGATATTACGGTAGATAGTACTGGTCTTTCAATGAATGTACGTAACATATTATTTATGTTGATGCCGGGCTAAACAGCACAGCTATTGCTATAAAATTTATTTTATTCTCCGTAATTAGCCGCTATTTCCTGTGCTTCAGGTTTGATAACCGCGCCATCCTTTAAAGTAGCAGCGCCATCGGTAACAACGGTATCGCCTGCTTTAAGGCCATCGGTAACTACATAGAACTGGCCTGCGGTTAAATCCATAACCTTGATCTCGGTGTTTTTAACCGCGCCTTTTCCATCAACTACATAAACAAAATGCTTTCCTTGCAGCTCGTAAGAGGCTTTCTGTGGTATAAGCACCGCGTTTTTTACAGTTTGTGGAATACGGATAGTAGCACTACCACCACTGCGGATAAGGCCAATCGGGTTAGGGAATGTAGCCCTGTAACTTGCCGATCCGGTTTCGGTATTGATTAAACCACTGATGGTTTCAACCTTACCTTTTTCGGCATAAGTACTGCCATCAGGCAATACAAGTGATACAGGCGGCGTGTTGGCCAGCTTCTCGTTCATGGTGCTGCCTTTAACCGATCTTGAAAAATCGAGCAGCTGCTTTTCATTCAGGGCGAAGTAAGCGTATACCTTGCCAATGTTTGATACCGTTGTTAACGGTTGTGCTGTTGAACCGGTAATGAGGCTACCTAATTTGTAAGGGATAGCTCCTACTACGCCATCAACCGGACTGGTTATAACGGTATAGCCCAAATTGGTTTTGGCATTGGCCAAACTGGCTTTTGCCTGGGCAAGGGCGGCTTTGCGAGCTTTCAAAGTATATTCGGCCGATTCAAGCTCATAGTGGCTGATGATATCTTTTTCAACCAGGGGCTTGGTTTTGTTAACCTGTAACTCGGCCGAGCTTACATCAGCTTCGGCAGTAGCAATGGCAGCATTGGCGGTATTTACTTCCTGCGCATATTGTGGCGCACTGAGCTTAAAAAGCAGCTGGCCTTTTTTTACCACGCTGCCTTCATCGATATAAATCTGGTCGACATAACCATCAACTTTCGGGCGGATCTCAATATTTTGTTGCCCCTGAAGTGTAGCGGGATATTCGCTGTTCAGCGTGGCATCATGTAAACTAATTTTAAAAACCGGGTAACTCTGGGGTGGCTGCGGGCCATCTGCGGCCATTGCAGCACCCTGGTTTTGACCACCGCCGCATGACGACAATAAAATTAAGGCGGCACTAAAGCCGGTTAGCAGTTGAACTGTATTTTTCATAAATATAAACTTGTAGCTATTGGATTGAATTGATATAAAAGGCATTGCAGGTATGTGTGTTAATTATTCTGTTTGACAAATGCGTTAATAACGGGGTAAATTTTTTATTGGAAAATCATTTTACAGATCATCTTCTTTCGCTCATTGATAAGGCAGGCATAGCCCTCATTGCTTAGTTCAAAAGCTTTTTTGTAAATGGCACTCATAATAAGCGGGTACGACATCAGCGAGAACAGGTTCAGCACAAAATGTACAGGGTTCATCCGTTCGATGTTACCAGCTTCCATTTCAGTTTTGATCTGCTCCAGGAACATCTGGATATGATGAGGCTTAACCTCGTTGGTGTATTTACAGGTATTTGAATTGAGTTCGGTGATGAGAAAAGTTTCCTGGTACGGATACGCGTTGGCCTCGGTTAAGAACAGGTCGATAAAGTTTTCGATCTTCTGTTTAAACGGCAGATCGGAAGCCATCACAGCATCAAGGCGGGTGGTTAAAGCAAGCATGGCTTCCTTAAACACCTGCTCAATTAAAACATCCTTGGTGCGGAAATAGTAGTTTAACAAAGTGCGACTCACTCCGGCGGCGTCGGCAATATCCTGGGTATTGGCGTGTAGCCTGCCTTCGGCAAAAAAAATGTGCTTGGCGGTATTCTTAATTAACTGCTCGGCACCGGTATCCCTTATTGGCATAAAAACAAACGGCATTTAACCAGGCACACTATTATGCCCGGCTGCACCAAAAATTGATGACAGGGCAAAATTGCCCCAATTATCGTTTTTGCAGAATGTTTAAAAGATGGCGCAATATGTCAAAAAGTCGTTTTCGATAAAAAGATTGTAATAGAATAGTAATTTTGATTATACTATTACAACGATACTATCACTTTGTAATTAAAATTACAACAGCACCTATCCAAATAAAGTGGATGGTAATTATTAAGGAGTTTGGCGGTATTTACTGGGACTGATACCGCATTGTTTTTTGAAAAACTTACTGAAAAAAAATTGGTCGGCAAAGTTGAGATACGCTGCTACCTGGGCTATAGTCAGTGCCGGATCATTCAAGGCTACCTTTGCCTCCATGATCACTATTTCGTCAATAAACTCGCCTGCCGTTTTACCTGTTACCTCTTTTACAGTTTGGGAAAGATATTTAGGGGTGATGTTCAACATAGCCGCATAAGCCTGTACGCTTCTTTCCGTCTTGAAATGCTGCGGCAGGATCTTCAGGAAACGAAAAGTTAATTCCTCCTTACGTGTGCCTTTTATCTCTCCTAATTTTTCCTGCTTTTTATATAAGGCACTTACCTCATAAATAAAACCGGTGAAAAGGTTCAATAAAACTTCATCCCGAAAAGCCAACTCATCACAGATGTCTATTTTACTTTCAATGATATCAAGGATTGCTGTAAGCGGGGCCATTGACTTTTCACCGGTAACCAATAAAGGGCTAACCTGCGACGACAAAAAATCAAATGCCTCAACATTTTTGGTGTGGATACTGGTAGCCGATAAATAAGTCGAGGTAAATATGACAGAGGTAAGCCTGCAATCTGGCGAAACATTAAGAAACTGGCGAACGGTATTAGGCGCGATTAGCAGAATGTTGTCCTTTTTTACATTATACTCCAGCAGACCTACATTGATGGAAAAATCGCCCTCATGAACCAGCGTAAAAGAAAAATGATCTGACCTGAAAGGATACAGAATTGGCACTTCTACATCGCTCGGGTTAAATGAAGTTACATACAAACCCTTATGCTGACTTGTAATGCCAAGCGGAGCAAGCAATTGCTCCATGGTGTGCGTCTGTACAGGCAGGATCTCTTTTGGCATAAGGCAATTATAAGGCTCCTGCGCTAATTTTGCGAATTAAATTGAAAACGCGTGGCATTCAAGCTCGCTCTAATAAATATCTTAAATAAAAAAGAGTTATTGCAAGTAGGAAAAAATTGAGATCTATAAAGGAGGAATGACATCTCCACCACGTCATTGCTGTAAGGAACGAAGCAATCCCCTACAGGCAGGTAACGTGCTTAGGGTTATTAAACTTGCATCGTCGCGCTCTTGGCCGCGCGGGGCCAGGTACTTTTGTCTTGATACAAAAGTACCCAAAAAATCAAGTCAGCAGGGAGGCTTCTTTGCGCTGCCCTCCGCACTGGCCATCGCTTCGGCCCTTACCCTGCAAAACAAACAGAACCACGGACTGCAATTATTTTGCCCGGCTTCGCACGCGCTTCCTCAACGCTTCTGCAAAAACTTGCTATGCCCCATCCTTCGCTACTGGCCACCATTGTTCTGTCTGTTTTCACCCGAAGCTTTCCTGCTGACGGAAAACACGCCTTTTTTTTTAACATGTCATGGGTAGGAACGAAGCCATCCCAAACTATACAGAGCGGCTCTGCTTATCGGGGATTGCTTCGTTCCTCGCAATGACGCTCGTTTTTCCAGTTTATCAGCTCATCGACGGGAACGAGATCCCCTTTATCTTCCTGAACAATTCAACGGCATACAAGTCTGTCATGCCCGAAACAAAATCAAGGATGGTCTGGATCTTTGAATAATCATCCCCGGCTTTGGTTAAAAATTGTTTAGGGATCAGTTCGATCAGTTTCTCGTGGTATTTTGAATTATTTTTTAAATACGCGGGAACGAACTCTTCCAATAAACCGCCCATTACTTTATAACCGGCAACTTCCTTCTGCACTACTGAGCTATAGTTGTAGATCTTTTTTACAGATACCTTTTCAATAGCTTTCATGGCAGACCGTAGCGGCTCTTCAATGGCGTCCATTAGTGCAGAATTAAAATCGCCGTTCATTATCTCATTCTGTTTGTCATAAAACAGATTTGAACATTGATTTACCAAAGTATTTATTGCTATCGCTCTCAAATAGCCCACCTTAGCGTCACTATCATCAAACTCTTCCAATCGCTCTTCCATTCTGGGGATAGTACACAAAGGCATCAGTAGCTCTTTCACTTCCTCATAGGAGAGTATTTTAAGGCGATGGGCATCCTCCAGGTCAACAACATTATAGCAAATATCATCGGCGGCTTCAACAAGGTATACCAATGGATGTCTTTTGTAAATAAGTTCGTCACCCTCTACCCTGATCAAACCCAAATCCTCAGCTATCTTTTCAAAATCCTGCTGCTCAGAATCGAAGAAACCATATTTTTTCCGGTAGATGATACCCTTTTTATGCCCGGCTACAGATGAACATGGGTATTTTGCTATAGAAGCTATGGTAGAATAGGTTAACGCCAAACTCCCCCGGCCTTTACCGGCAAATTGATGAGTTAATAACCTTAAGGCGTTAGCATTACCTTCAAAATGCGTCAGATCTTCCCATTGCTGAGCGGTAACAGTTGCCTTGTAATCTTTACCCGCTCCTTCTGCAAAATAATACGAAATAGCAGATTCGCCTGAATGGCCAAAAGCAGGGTTGCCCAGGTCATGCGCCAAACAAGCTGCCGCAATCATATTACCAATCTCGCTGATAAGTGGATATTTTTTCTCTACCTCGGGATCTTCCTTAAGCATCCGGTTAAAGTGCATACGCCCTAACGAGCGTCCTACACTGGCTACTTCCAAACTATGGGTAAGCCGGTTATGTACAAAAATGCTTCCGGGTAATGGGAATACCTGGGTTTTGTTTTGCAACCTCCTGAATGGTGATGAAAAAATTATCCGGTCGTAATCCCGCTGAAACTCCGATCTGGCATCGATATGGTTTGCAATATATTTATCCTCGTAACCCCAGCGCTTCGCCGATAGTAGCTTATCCCAGTTCATGATAGTATGATGTGTATGGGCGGCAAAAGTAGCCATTATCCCCGAAAGAAATACCTGCCGTTGCACCGGAGGAAGATCGTTTTGAAATAAGCAGAGGATACGAGGCTCCTATGGAGCCGGATTTGACGTTACTTTTGCTATAAACACGATACTCCTGACGGAGTTATACCTATTGTAAACTCATAACAGGAGTATCCCAATTGTCTCGTTCTAAAAAAAGTTTACAGATTTTGAGATAATCCAGTTATGAGTTTACAATGTGCTACTCACAACTCCAGCGGAGTTGCGTGTTTGTAGCTAAACGCAAGTCAAGTTCTTGGGCTCCGGATGGAGCCTCGTTCTAAAAATGATTTCCTAAGCTTACACCACCTCAAAATGCTGCCTCAATTTTTCTTCTTCCAGGTCAAGCAGATCTAATTGCTGCTTTACTATTTCATCGCTGATGTTTTTTTATTTAGAGTTAGCTTTACAATTTCTATAAACATGGTACTTCTACGGAGTTTTTCTATGTGCGCTTTCCTAACTCCGTAGGAGTACCCATGTTTGTAGGGAAAATCAATCGAGTATTGGCTCCGTAGGTGCCTCCTGTTCTAAAAGTGATTCCCTAAACCTACACCACCTCAAAATGCTGCCTCAACTTTTCCTCTTCCAGATCAAGCAGATCTAATTGCTGCTTTACTATTTCATCGCTGATGTTTTCCTTTTTATTGAGCGTTAACAGCAGATCGCGCTGTTGAGCCATAACATCGTTTAAGATCATGCGGTAATCGTGGTAAAATTCGCTGGCGCGCTGTTCGTTGTTATCTTTTTCCCAGTCTTTCAGCAGTTCCATATCGGCACTTAGCCTCAGTCTGAATGCCTTGATCATATCATTACCATCTAAACGGTCGGCGTATTTATCTTCAAGTATCTGTAAAGCCAACTTTGATAACTTCTTCCTAACCAACTGTTTTTGCTGTTCATGTGAGCCTGTATAGTCACGATCGGGCAGGTTTACAAGTTTCACTAATATGGGCAAGGTAAGCCCCTGAACAACCAGTGTAAATATAATGACAACAAATGTGATAAACAGGATAAGGTTCCGTTGAGGAAAGGCTACGCCGGAAGGTAAAAGCTCAGGGATACTCAGCGCCGCAGCAAGTGAAACCACGCCACGCATGCCTGTCCAGCCGAGTAATAATGGCCCTTTCCAACCCGGACTTGGATCGGCGGTAGTGATGTAACGGCTGATAAAGACCGTAAATATTGTAGCGCCGTAGGTGCTTGCCAGGCGGGCAAGTATCAGCACACCGGTTATGATCAAACTATAATTTATAGCCGGTTTTAACCCTTCAGGACCAAGCGCCTTTATAATAACAGGAAACTCCAACCCTATTAAAATAAAAACAAAACCGTTTAGCACAAAAGCTACTGTTTCCCAAACAT includes:
- a CDS encoding Na+/H+ antiporter, with the protein product MLHHLIVQCTCLLLVILSVVMLGQKIKIAYPILLVLIGLPLGFVPFLKGIEINPDLIFVIFLPPLLYESAWNTSWKDFWKWRRIISSFAFLIVILTSCLIAFVSNSLIAGFTLPLGFLLGGIISPPDAVSASNILKNVKVPKRFVAIVEGESLMNDASSLVIFRFALAAVLTGKFAFGQAALSFVLVIVMGIVIGLAVGLIFYTIHRWLPTTANIDIILTFITPYVMYMAAEEFHFSGVLAVVSGGLFLSSQRQVILSYRSRLQGVNVWETVAFVLNGFVFILIGLEFPVIIKALGPEGLKPAINYSLIITGVLILARLASTYGATIFTVFISRYITTADPSPGWKGPLLLGWTGMRGVVSLAAALSIPELLPSGVAFPQRNLILFITFVVIIFTLVVQGLTLPILVKLVNLPDRDYTGSHEQQKQLVRKKLSKLALQILEDKYADRLDGNDMIKAFRLRLSADMELLKDWEKDNNEQRASEFYHDYRMILNDVMAQQRDLLLTLNKKENISDEIVKQQLDLLDLEEEKLRQHFEVV